In Candidatus Electrothrix scaldis, the genomic window TTCAGAATAAGAAGAATCCTCGTGTCGGGTTGCTGAGTATTGGCTCTGAACCGGGCAAGGGCAATGCCTTGATCAAGGAAACGCATGAGCGATTGAGCCGGAGTAATCTTAATTTCGCTGGCAATGTGGAAGGCCGAGACGTATACAGCGGTGAGCTTGATGTGGTGGTCTGCGATGGCTTTGTTGGCAATATCTCTCTCAAAATCAGTGAGGGACTTGCTGAAGCAGCCATGCATATGCTGAAGGACGAGATTATGAAATCTGTTCAGGCAAAGATTGGCTATCTTCTTATTCGTAAAGCATTTTCTGCATTTCGCAAGCGAGTGGATTACGCTGAATATGGTGGTGCGCCTTTGCTGGGGATTAACGGAATCGGTATTATTTGTCATGGCTCATCATCGTCAGTAGCTATTTGTAACGCCATAGGTGAGGCTGCCAAGTTGGTGGAATACAAAGTGAACGATTCTATAGTTCAGTCATTGCAGCAGCATATCCCGCGTAGCTGTTAAGAGGAAAGATTTATGCACCGTGCTGTTGTCCTTGGAACCGGTTCCTGCTTGCCTCGTCGAGTGTTGACAAATGATGATCTTGAGCAGATGGTGGATACCTCAGATGATTGGATTACCGCTCGTACTGGCATCCGCACTCGACGTATCGCCGGTAAGGGGGAGCAGAACTATCAACTAGCTTCTCGGGCAGCAGAAAAAGCTTTGGCCGCAGCTGGAGTCAGTGCTGAAGAGATTGATCTTATTGCTGTTGCTACCCTGACCCCTCATATGATGATGCCCTCCTGTGCCTGTTTTGTCCAGGCGGAGATAGGGGCGAAAAAGGCCTTTGCCTTTGATTTGAATGCCGCCTGTTCAGGATTTCTTTATGGCCTGGATATGGCGAGCAAATACATAGCAGCAAATCCAGAGATGAAGGTTTTGCTGATCGGCTCAGAAACCCTGTCTGCAAGGATGAACTGGGAAGATCGCAATACCTGTATTCTGTTCGGTGACGGCGCAGGAGCCTGTGTGCTTACTGGTGCTGGTGTTCAGCAGAGAGGAATTATCGATTGCAACCTCTACTCAGACGGAAGCCTCTGGAAACTTCTTTATATGGACAGCCCAGCCAGTCGAAACCCGGATCTTTTTCTTGAAGAACGTAATGGCTGTTTCATGCAGATGACCGGACGTGACGTATTTAAGTACGCTGTCCGGGCCATGGAAAATGCTGTTCTTGACCTGCTCGATCGTCAGCAGGTTTCAATACATGACATTTCTTTGATCATTCCCCATCAGGCAAATATACGAATTCTCAGTAAGTTGGCCGAGAGGATCGGCGCTGATCAGGAAAAGGTATTCATTAACGTCGATAAATATGGTAATACTTCTGCAGCAAGCATTCCCATAGCCCTTGATGAGGCCAGTAGACAGAATCGTCTTGAACAAGGTGATATTGTGCTTTTTTGTTCCTTTGGTGGCGGGTTTACATGGGGCTCTATGCTCATGCAATGGTAAGAGGAGCGGGAGAGGAAAGGAGAGCAAGGTGGATTATTTTCTGACTGAAGAACAACAGATGATCAAGGATACCGCCCGGGAGCTTGCGAATGAGAAAATCATTCCCAAGCGGGCAGAGCTTGATGAACGAAACGAATTTGCCAGCGATATCCTTAAGGACATAGCAAAGGCAGATCTTTTTTCCATCTTTGTTCCAGAGGAATATGGCGGCCTCGGCAGCGGTTCTTTTGAGGCTGTTCTTGCCTTGGAAGAGTTAGCTCGTGGCTGCGTGGGGGTAGCCACCAGTTTCGCTGCGAATGGCCTGGGTATCCTGCCTATACTCATTGGCGGAAGTAGGGAAATGAAGGAGAAATACCTTGCTTCTTTTGCTGAAGGAACATGCTGGGCAGCCTTTGGTTTGACCGAGGCCGGTGCCGGTTCTGATGCTGCCGGTGTGAAAACCACTGCGGTCCTTGATGGTGAAGAGTGGGTGCTGAACGGCACTAAGCAATGGATTACCAATGGTGGTGAAGCGCAAATTTACACCATCCTTGCCCTCACCAATCCGGAAAAGGGTATCCGCGGAGCCTCTCTTTTTCTTGTTGAAGATGGAGATCCTGGTTTTTCTTACGGTAAAAAAGAAGACAAGATGGGGATTAGGGCCTCAGCTACCCGTGAGCTGGTCATGAAGGATTGCCGCATTCCCAAAGATCGACTTATCGGGAAAAAAGGGACAGGCTTTATCACTGTTATGAAAACTCTGGATGTCTCCCGACCAAGTATAGCATCCTTGGCTGTTGGCTTAGGACAGGCTGCCCTGGATGAGGCGGCTGTTTATGCGAAGCAGAGGGTGCAATTCGGGAAACCGATCATCAGCTTCCAGGCTGTTCAGCATATGCTGGCCGACATGGCCATTCAGGTTGAAGCGGCCCGGAGCCTGGTATACAACACGGCCAAGCATATTGATGCCCATCCTAAGGATATGAGCAAGGGATCTTCCATGTGCAAGGTCTTTGCCACGGATATGGCGATGAAGGTGACCACGGATGCGGTGCAGGTTATGGGTGGTTACGGATATATGAAAGAGTATCCGGTGGAGAAAATGATGCGTGATGCCAAGATTCTTCAGATCTATGAAGGCACCAATCAGATTCAGCGTAACGTGATTGGGCAGGAGCTGAACAAGGAATACGCCTGAATTTGACTCGTTGTATAGTAGGGGCGAATCCCTGTGTTCGCCCTGACTACACCGGGCAGACAGAGAGATCTGCCCCTATAGTTTTTGATCGGAAAATTAATATAGAGCATGAATATCGTTGTCTGTATAAAGCAGGTACCTGATGCCAAGGATGTCCGCCTGGATCCCAAGACCAACACCCTGTCACGGGAAGGCGTGCAATCTATCATGAACCCCTTTGATCGCCATGCCCTGGAAGAAGGTGTGAGCTTGAAGGAAAAGGTTGGTGGTAAGGTCACCGTTTTATCTATGGGACCTCCCCAGGCACAGGATGTCTTGCGTGAGGCCATTGCCTGCGGTGCTGATGAGGGTGTGCTGATTTCTGACCGAGCTTTTGCGGGCGCTGATACTTGGGCGACTTCCTATACCTTGGCCAAAGCTGTGGAGACAGTAGGCAAGGCAGATCTGATCCTTTGCGGCAAACAGGCCATTGATGGCGATACCGCGCAAGTTGGCCCGGGATTAGCTTCTCGTTTGAATCTGCCCTACGTAACTTGCGTCCAGAAAACCCGTGAGGTGAGTGAGACCGCGATCCAGGTCGAGCGCATGATGGACGATGGTTATGATGTGGTACAGCTTCCCCTCCCGGCTTTACTCACCGTGGTCAAAGATATTAATGAGCCTCGGGTACCTTCCCTGAAAGGGAAGATGAAGGCAAAGAAAGCAGAGATCAAGGTCCTGTCTGCTGCTGATATCGGGGCAGAGGCGGATTGCATCGGTCTTGCCGGTTCACCGACCCAGGTAGCAAAAGTCTTTTCTCCTGAAGCACGTGGAGAGCGGAGAATGTTTTCAGGGACAGCCGAGGAGCAAGTTGAGCAATTGCTGAAAGAGATCAAGGGGTATTTATAATGCTGAAAATTAATGCCGAAACATGCATCGGCTGCGGCGTTTGTGAAGCCAACTGTGCCTTTGGTGCAATCACCTTGGAAAACGGCATTCCCGTGGTCGGCGACAACTGCACCTTGTGCGGCTCCTGTGTGGATAACTGCGAGGTCGGGGCCCTGCATATTGAAACAGCGGAGAAGAAAGCATCGGTTGATCTCTCTGTCTGGTCCGGTATCTGGGTCTTTGCGGAGGCCAGACACGGTAAGATCGCTTCGGTAGCCTTTGAGCTTCTGGGGATCGGCAGGCAGCTCGCGGACCAGCGGCAGGCACCCCTGACAGCGATTTTGCTTGGGGCTGACTTACGCGGTAAGACCGATGAACTCATAGCTGCTGGCGCAGACAGGGTCTTGCTGGCCGATGATCCGGCCTTAGCCCAATACCGTGAGGATGTCTACGGCAAGGTACTGGAGCATCTTATCAATGAATACAAGCCTGAGGTACTCTTGGCTGGCGCTACAGCCATTGGCCGTTCGGTTATTCCGCAAGTGGCCACAGCCTTAGGCGCTGGTTTAACGGCAGATTGCACTGATCTGGCTATTCGCCGGGAAGACGGCGTTCTTCTCCAGACCAGGCCAGCCTTTGGCGGTAATATTATGGCCACTATTGAGTGCCCCCGTTCACGTCCGCAGATGGCGACGGTACGGCCCAATGTTATGGCACCGGCTGAAGCCGACTCCTCCCGGACTGGTGAGGTGGTCGAGGTCGCCCTTTCCGCAGAACTTTTATCCTCCAAGGTCGAAGTTATGGAAACGGTAGTTTGCCAAGAAGAACAAGGTAATATTCGCGAGTCAGAGGTCTTGGTCAGTGGTGGCCGGGGGATGGAAAATGAAAAAGGATTTGAATTGCTCCGTGATCTTGCGGTAGAACTGAACGGTACAGTCTCTGCCTCCAGGGCTGCTGTTGATTCAGGTTGGATTGGCTATCCCTGTCAGGTAGGACAAACCGGGAAGACGGTCAGCCCCAAGCTCTATATTGCCTGTGGTATTTCCGGTGCAGTTCAGCATACAGTGGGTATGCAATCCGCCGAAACCATTGTGGCGATTAATCGTGATGAAAAGGCGCCAATTTTTGATCTTGCTACCTATGGCCTGATAGGCGATTTATTTGAAATCCTTCCCTTGCTTACCCAGAAAATAAAGGAGCAGCGTAGCCATGTCGCTTGATGGAAAAATAGCATTAGTAACTGGTGGAAGCCGAGGAATCGGCAGAGCTATCTGTCTCCAATTGGCTGCTCAAGGCGCAACAGTTGGTATTAACTATGTAAGTAATTCCAGCGCAGCTGAAGAGGTCCTGGCCGAGATTACTGGTCAAGGTGGTAACGGCTTTGTCTGTGGTTTTGACGTTGCAGAGACAAAAGCTGTGGGAAAAGCAATCAAGGATCTTACTGCTGAGCAGGGAGGCCTGGATATCCTGGTGAATAATGCCGGTATCACACGAGATGGACTCATGGCCCGGATGAAGGATGATGATTGGGATGCGGTTTTGAACACCAATCTGAAAGGTGCCTTCACCTGTTCAAAGGCAGCAATGCGTGGCATGATGAAAAAACGCTGGGGTCGGATTATCAATATCACCTCGGTGATTGGTTTTCTTGGCAATGCCGGGCAGGTGAATTATGCTTCAGCGAAAGCAGGACTGATCGGCTTGACGAAGTCTATGGCACGAGAGCTGGCTGGCCGTCAGGTCACTGTGAACTGCGTGGCTCCAGGCTACATTGCAACCGATATGACCGCTGATTTACCTGAAGATATCCAAAAGATGATTTTATCCTCAATTCCTCTGGGCACTCTTGGTACACCGGAAGATGTAGCAAGTGCTGTGACCTATCTGGCCTCGGAGGGGAGCGGATATATGACTGGGCAGACCTTGCATGTGAATGGCGGGATGTACATGGGGAACTAATCTCCAGGTAAGGCATCCAATTACTTAAATATAACTGTGGAAAACTATCGTTCGGAACAGGTGTTCTCGGACTCTTTTTTGCTACATATAACCAATTCAGGAGAAGAAGAATGGCAGTCTCAGAGAAAATGATCGACATTATTGAAGAGCAACTCAGTGTTGATAAGGATAAAATCGTTCCCGGTGCAGCTTTTGTAGATGACCTTGGAGCGGATTCCCTTGATCTGGTCGAACTGATTATGGCTATGGAAGAAGAGTTTGATGTTGAGATTCCTGATGAGGATGCAGAGAAGATTGCAACTGTTCAGGATGCGATAGACTACGTTGATAAGATCCAGGGATAAGTTGGTGTAACGCACATCTTTCCTCTAGGAGATGAGGTGTCAGTTGAACGAGCAAGGATCTTTTCAGGGATTTTTCTGGTACGAGCTGACACCTGGAATAATAGAAAACTTATAGATTAGTTAAGCATGGCCAAGAATGCACAGCGGCGGGTTGTTGTCACCGGTGTCGGATTAGTCACTCCCCTAGGAACTGGAACAGATAAAACCTGGCAGGGGCTGGTGAACGGACAGAGTGGGATCGGACCTATTACCCATTTTGACGCATCTGCACATAGCTCTCAAATTGCCGCAGAGGTAAAAGATTTTACCCCTGATCTCTGGTTTGAAAAAAAGCAGGCAAAACATCTGGATCTTTTTGTTCAGTTCGGTATTGCTGCCGCTGATATGGCGGTTAAAGCCAGCGGTTTGGAAATCACTGAGGAATTGGCCGAGAGAATCGGTGTTGTGACCGGTTGCGGCATGGGTGGTATTTCGACTATTGAAGAATACCATAAAATCATGCTGGAGAGAGGGCCGCGTCGGATTACACCATTCCTGGTTCCCCGGATGATTCCGAATATGCCGTCCGGGCATATCTCTATGCATATTAATGCCAAGGGACCAAATCTTGCCCTGTCCACAGCCTGTGCAGCAGGAACTCATGCTGTAGGTGAAGCCTATCGCCATATTTTGTTTGGTGATTGCGATATCGCAGTCACCGGTGGGACAGAGTCGGTTATCTCTCCCTTGACTGTAGGTGGCTTTGCATCAATGAAGGCCTTATCTACCCGTAACGATGACCCTATCCATGCTTCTCGGCCTTTTGATCGGGACCGGGACGGTTTTATCATTGCAGAAGGTGCAGGTATGATTGTCCTGGAAGAGCTGGAGTTCGCCCGTGCCCGTGGAGCTGAAATTTTGGCAGAGATGGTTGGCTATGGTCAATCCAGCGATGCTTATCATATTGCCGCCCCACCGGAAAACGGAGAGGGTGCGGTTCGCTGTATGAAGATGGCATTGCGCAACGCAGGCATGAATCCTGAGGAGATTGATTATATCAATGCCCATGGTACCTCAACGCCATTGAATGATCGCTGCGAAACTGTTGCTATCAAAACCGTGTTTGCGGATCATGCCTATAAGTTGG contains:
- the plsX gene encoding phosphate acyltransferase PlsX, which translates into the protein MKIALDAMGGDQGPELLIDGALQALKKNKELSVVLLGPEDLLKERVAQCAESGSITERLLIEHAPETITMEESPVEAIRKKKDSTIMLGFNLVKNGQADAVVSAGHSGATMAAAIRKLGRLDGVSRPGIASLFPTRKAPVMLMDIGANVDCRPQHLCQFAVMASSCFALLQNKKNPRVGLLSIGSEPGKGNALIKETHERLSRSNLNFAGNVEGRDVYSGELDVVVCDGFVGNISLKISEGLAEAAMHMLKDEIMKSVQAKIGYLLIRKAFSAFRKRVDYAEYGGAPLLGINGIGIICHGSSSSVAICNAIGEAAKLVEYKVNDSIVQSLQQHIPRSC
- a CDS encoding beta-ketoacyl-ACP synthase III; protein product: MHRAVVLGTGSCLPRRVLTNDDLEQMVDTSDDWITARTGIRTRRIAGKGEQNYQLASRAAEKALAAAGVSAEEIDLIAVATLTPHMMMPSCACFVQAEIGAKKAFAFDLNAACSGFLYGLDMASKYIAANPEMKVLLIGSETLSARMNWEDRNTCILFGDGAGACVLTGAGVQQRGIIDCNLYSDGSLWKLLYMDSPASRNPDLFLEERNGCFMQMTGRDVFKYAVRAMENAVLDLLDRQQVSIHDISLIIPHQANIRILSKLAERIGADQEKVFINVDKYGNTSAASIPIALDEASRQNRLEQGDIVLFCSFGGGFTWGSMLMQW
- a CDS encoding acyl-CoA dehydrogenase family protein, with the protein product MDYFLTEEQQMIKDTARELANEKIIPKRAELDERNEFASDILKDIAKADLFSIFVPEEYGGLGSGSFEAVLALEELARGCVGVATSFAANGLGILPILIGGSREMKEKYLASFAEGTCWAAFGLTEAGAGSDAAGVKTTAVLDGEEWVLNGTKQWITNGGEAQIYTILALTNPEKGIRGASLFLVEDGDPGFSYGKKEDKMGIRASATRELVMKDCRIPKDRLIGKKGTGFITVMKTLDVSRPSIASLAVGLGQAALDEAAVYAKQRVQFGKPIISFQAVQHMLADMAIQVEAARSLVYNTAKHIDAHPKDMSKGSSMCKVFATDMAMKVTTDAVQVMGGYGYMKEYPVEKMMRDAKILQIYEGTNQIQRNVIGQELNKEYA
- a CDS encoding electron transfer flavoprotein subunit beta/FixA family protein, with product MNIVVCIKQVPDAKDVRLDPKTNTLSREGVQSIMNPFDRHALEEGVSLKEKVGGKVTVLSMGPPQAQDVLREAIACGADEGVLISDRAFAGADTWATSYTLAKAVETVGKADLILCGKQAIDGDTAQVGPGLASRLNLPYVTCVQKTREVSETAIQVERMMDDGYDVVQLPLPALLTVVKDINEPRVPSLKGKMKAKKAEIKVLSAADIGAEADCIGLAGSPTQVAKVFSPEARGERRMFSGTAEEQVEQLLKEIKGYL
- a CDS encoding electron transfer flavoprotein subunit alpha; translated protein: MLKINAETCIGCGVCEANCAFGAITLENGIPVVGDNCTLCGSCVDNCEVGALHIETAEKKASVDLSVWSGIWVFAEARHGKIASVAFELLGIGRQLADQRQAPLTAILLGADLRGKTDELIAAGADRVLLADDPALAQYREDVYGKVLEHLINEYKPEVLLAGATAIGRSVIPQVATALGAGLTADCTDLAIRREDGVLLQTRPAFGGNIMATIECPRSRPQMATVRPNVMAPAEADSSRTGEVVEVALSAELLSSKVEVMETVVCQEEQGNIRESEVLVSGGRGMENEKGFELLRDLAVELNGTVSASRAAVDSGWIGYPCQVGQTGKTVSPKLYIACGISGAVQHTVGMQSAETIVAINRDEKAPIFDLATYGLIGDLFEILPLLTQKIKEQRSHVA
- the fabG gene encoding 3-oxoacyl-ACP reductase FabG, whose protein sequence is MSLDGKIALVTGGSRGIGRAICLQLAAQGATVGINYVSNSSAAEEVLAEITGQGGNGFVCGFDVAETKAVGKAIKDLTAEQGGLDILVNNAGITRDGLMARMKDDDWDAVLNTNLKGAFTCSKAAMRGMMKKRWGRIINITSVIGFLGNAGQVNYASAKAGLIGLTKSMARELAGRQVTVNCVAPGYIATDMTADLPEDIQKMILSSIPLGTLGTPEDVASAVTYLASEGSGYMTGQTLHVNGGMYMGN
- the acpP gene encoding acyl carrier protein, whose product is MAVSEKMIDIIEEQLSVDKDKIVPGAAFVDDLGADSLDLVELIMAMEEEFDVEIPDEDAEKIATVQDAIDYVDKIQG
- the fabF gene encoding beta-ketoacyl-ACP synthase II, whose amino-acid sequence is MAKNAQRRVVVTGVGLVTPLGTGTDKTWQGLVNGQSGIGPITHFDASAHSSQIAAEVKDFTPDLWFEKKQAKHLDLFVQFGIAAADMAVKASGLEITEELAERIGVVTGCGMGGISTIEEYHKIMLERGPRRITPFLVPRMIPNMPSGHISMHINAKGPNLALSTACAAGTHAVGEAYRHILFGDCDIAVTGGTESVISPLTVGGFASMKALSTRNDDPIHASRPFDRDRDGFIIAEGAGMIVLEELEFARARGAEILAEMVGYGQSSDAYHIAAPPENGEGAVRCMKMALRNAGMNPEEIDYINAHGTSTPLNDRCETVAIKTVFADHAYKLAISSTKSMTGHMLGGAGGIEAAFTALTLHNQCIPPTVNLENPDPDCDLDYVPNTARETSIRAAMSNSFGFGGTNGVIIMKRFED